Proteins encoded in a region of the Dreissena polymorpha isolate Duluth1 chromosome 6, UMN_Dpol_1.0, whole genome shotgun sequence genome:
- the LOC127835090 gene encoding uncharacterized protein LOC127835090 isoform X6, with the protein MDVFVALLLCVICVTKAANAQLQLSGGDAFINTRVLLNCTLPSAATIVTWHSSDKSNSYETVAVIQEYSNGRCSQSPNSNLTCTCNFSLFTCAINSVNLSNDGQRWRCSASINSATMYSNTHTIRVLTANAQLQLSGGDAFLNTRVLLKCTLPSAATIVTWHSSDKSNNYETVAVIQEFSNGRCSQSPNSNLTCTCYSTLFTYAINSVKLSNDGQRWRCSASINSTTMYSNTHTISVSTANAQLQLNGGDAFLNTRVLLSCTLPSAATIVTWHSSDKSNNYETVAVIQEFSNGRCSQSPNSNLTCTCNSTLFTCAINSVKLSNDGQRWRCSASINSATMYSNIHTISVSTANAQLQLNGGDAFLNTRVLLNCTLPSAATIVTWHSSDKSNNDETVAVIQEFSNGRCSQSPNSNLTCTCNSTLFTCAINSVKLSNDGQRWRCSASINSATMYSNIHTISVSTANTQLQLNGGDAFLNTRVLLNCTLPSAATIVTWHSSDKSNNFETVAVIQEFSNGRCSQSPNSNLTCTCNSTLFTCAINSVNLSNDGQRWRCSASINSTTMYSNTHTISFSIKPGRCPRPRPGTVGICLQRCSSDNDCPGAQKCCSNGCGNECRGAV; encoded by the exons ATGGATGTCTTTGTCGCTCTGTTATTGTGTGTGATATGCGTGACAAAag CGGCGAATGCTCAACTCCAATTGAGCGGCGGCGACGCATTCATTAACACACGAGTGCTATTAAATTGCACCCTGCCATCAGCCGCGACCATTGTGACCTGGCATTCGTCAGACAAAAGCAACAGTTATGAGACCGTGGCTGTGATTCAGGAATACTCCAATGGAAGGTGTAGCCAGAGCCCAAACTCAAACTTAACGTGTACTTGCAATTTCTCATTGTTTACCTGCGCGATCAATTCGGTCAATTTATCCAACGACGGACAGCGATGGCGTTGCTCGGCAAGCATTAATAGTGCTACAATGTACAGCAACACTCATACCATTAGAGTTCTAA CGGCGAATGCTCAACTCCAATTGAGCGGCGGCGACGCATTCCTCAATACACGAGTGCTATTGAAATGCACCCTGCCATCAGCCGCGACCATTGTGACCTGGCATTCGTCAGACAAAAGCAACAATTATGAGACCGTGGCTGTGATTCAAGAATTCTCGAATGGAAGGTGTAGCCAGAGCCCAAACTCAAACTTAACGTGTACTTGCTATTCCACGTTGTTTACCTACGCGATCAATTCGGTCAAGTTATCAAACGACGGACAGCGATGGCGTTGCTCGGCAAGCATAAATAGTACAACAATGTACAGCAACACGCATACCATTAGCGTTTCAA CGGCGAATGCTCAACTCCAATTGAACGGCGGTGACGCATTTCTCAATACACGAGTGCTTTTGAGTTGCACCCTGCCATCAGCCGCGACCATTGTGACCTGGCATTCGTCAGACAAAAGCAACAATTATGAGACCGTGGCTGTGATTCAGGAATTCTCGAATGGAAGGTGTAGCCAGAGCCCAAACTCAAACTTAACGTGTACTTGCAATTCCACGTTATTTACCTGCGCGATCAATTCGGTCAAGTTATCCAACGACGGACAGCGATGGCGTTGCTCGGCAAGCATTAATAGTGCTACAATGTACAGCAACATTCATACAATTAGCGTTTCAA CGGCGAATGCTCAACTCCAATTGAACGGCGGTGACGCATTTCTCAATACACGAGTGCTTTTGAATTGCACCCTGCCATCAGCCGCGACCATTGTGACCTGGCATTCGTCAGACAAAAGCAACAATGATGAGACCGTGGCTGTGATTCAGGAATTCTCGAATGGAAGGTGTAGCCAGAGCCCAAACTCAAACTTAACGTGTACTTGCAATTCCACGTTATTTACCTGCGCGATCAATTCGGTCAAGTTATCCAACGACGGACAGCGATGGCGTTGCTCGGCAAGCATTAATAGTGCTACAATGTACAGCAACATTCATACAATTAGCGTTTCAA CGGCGAATACTCAACTCCAATTGAACGGCGGCGACGCATTCCTCAATACACGAGTGCTATTGAATTGCACCCTGCCATCAGCCGCGACCATTGTGACCTGGCATTCGTCAGACAAAAGCAACAATTTTGAAACCGTGGCTGTGATTCAGGAATTCTCCAATGGAAGGTGTAGCCAGAGCCCAAACTCAAACTTAACGTGTACTTGCAATTCCACGTTGTTTACCTGCGCGATCAATTCGGTCAATTTATCCAACGACGGACAGCGATGGCGTTGCTCGGCAAGCATTAATAGTACGACAATGTACAGCAACACTCATACCATTAGCTTTTCAA TCAAACCAGGCAGATGTCCTAGACCAAGGCCTGGTACCGTTGGGATATGCCTGCAAAGGTGCAGTTCCGATAATGACTGCCCGGGGGCACAAAAATGCTGTTCCAATGGCTGCGGAAATGAGTGCAGGGGTGCAGTCTAA
- the LOC127835090 gene encoding uncharacterized protein LOC127835090 isoform X13 translates to MDVFVALLLCVICVTKAANAQLQLSGGDAFINTRVLLNCTLPSAATIVTWHSSDKSNSYETVAVIQEYSNGRCSQSPNSNLTCTCNFSLFTCAINSVNLSNDGQRWRCSASINSATMYSNTHTIRVLTANAQLQLSGGDAFLNTRVLLKCTLPSAATIVTWHSSDKSNNYETVAVIQEFSNGRCSQSPNSNLTCTCNSTLFTCAINSVKLSNDGQRWRCSASINSATMYSNIHTISVSTANTQLQLNGGDAFLNTRVLLNCTLPSAATIVTWHSSDKSNNFETVAVIQEFSNGRCSQSPNSNLTCTCNSTLFTCAINSVNLSNDGQRWRCSASINSTTMYSNTHTISFSIKPGRCPRPRPGTVGICLQRCSSDNDCPGAQKCCSNGCGNECRGAV, encoded by the exons ATGGATGTCTTTGTCGCTCTGTTATTGTGTGTGATATGCGTGACAAAag CGGCGAATGCTCAACTCCAATTGAGCGGCGGCGACGCATTCATTAACACACGAGTGCTATTAAATTGCACCCTGCCATCAGCCGCGACCATTGTGACCTGGCATTCGTCAGACAAAAGCAACAGTTATGAGACCGTGGCTGTGATTCAGGAATACTCCAATGGAAGGTGTAGCCAGAGCCCAAACTCAAACTTAACGTGTACTTGCAATTTCTCATTGTTTACCTGCGCGATCAATTCGGTCAATTTATCCAACGACGGACAGCGATGGCGTTGCTCGGCAAGCATTAATAGTGCTACAATGTACAGCAACACTCATACCATTAGAGTTCTAA CGGCGAATGCTCAACTCCAATTGAGCGGCGGCGACGCATTCCTCAATACACGAGTGCTATTGAAATGCACCCTGCCATCAGCCGCGACCATTGTGACCTGGCATTCGTCAGACAAAAGCAACAATTATGAGACCGTGGCTGTGATTCAAGAATTCTCGAATGGAAG GTGTAGCCAGAGCCCAAACTCAAACTTAACGTGTACTTGCAATTCCACGTTATTTACCTGCGCGATCAATTCGGTCAAGTTATCCAACGACGGACAGCGATGGCGTTGCTCGGCAAGCATTAATAGTGCTACAATGTACAGCAACATTCATACAATTAGCGTTTCAA CGGCGAATACTCAACTCCAATTGAACGGCGGCGACGCATTCCTCAATACACGAGTGCTATTGAATTGCACCCTGCCATCAGCCGCGACCATTGTGACCTGGCATTCGTCAGACAAAAGCAACAATTTTGAAACCGTGGCTGTGATTCAGGAATTCTCCAATGGAAGGTGTAGCCAGAGCCCAAACTCAAACTTAACGTGTACTTGCAATTCCACGTTGTTTACCTGCGCGATCAATTCGGTCAATTTATCCAACGACGGACAGCGATGGCGTTGCTCGGCAAGCATTAATAGTACGACAATGTACAGCAACACTCATACCATTAGCTTTTCAA TCAAACCAGGCAGATGTCCTAGACCAAGGCCTGGTACCGTTGGGATATGCCTGCAAAGGTGCAGTTCCGATAATGACTGCCCGGGGGCACAAAAATGCTGTTCCAATGGCTGCGGAAATGAGTGCAGGGGTGCAGTCTAA
- the LOC127835090 gene encoding uncharacterized protein LOC127835090 isoform X4, whose amino-acid sequence MDVFVALLLCVICVTKAANAQLQLSGGDAFINTRVLLNCTLPSAATIVTWHSSDKSNSYETVAVIQEYSNGRCSQSPNSNLTCTCNFSLFTCAINSVNLSNDGQRWRCSASINSATMYSNTHTIRVLTANAQLQLSGGDAFLNTRVLLKCTLPSAATIVTWHSSDKSNNYETVAVIQEFSNGRCSQSPNSNLTCTCYSTLFTYAINSVKLSNDGQRWRCSASINSTTMYSNTHTISVSTANAQLQLNGGDAFLNTRVLLSCTLPSAATIVTWHSSDKSNNYETVAVIQEFSNGRCSQSPNSNLTCTCNSTLFTCAINSVKLSNDGQRWRCSASINSATMYSNIHTISVSTANTQLQLNGGDAFINTRLLLNCTLPSAATVVTWHSSDKSNNYETVAVIQEFSNGRCSQSPNSNLTCTCNSTLFTCAINSINLSNDGQRWRCSASINSTTMYSNTHTISVSTANTQLQLNGGDAFLNTRVLLNCTLPSAATIVTWHSSDKSNNFETVAVIQEFSNGRCSQSPNSNLTCTCNSTLFTCAINSVNLSNDGQRWRCSASINSTTMYSNTHTISFSIKPGRCPRPRPGTVGICLQRCSSDNDCPGAQKCCSNGCGNECRGAV is encoded by the exons ATGGATGTCTTTGTCGCTCTGTTATTGTGTGTGATATGCGTGACAAAag CGGCGAATGCTCAACTCCAATTGAGCGGCGGCGACGCATTCATTAACACACGAGTGCTATTAAATTGCACCCTGCCATCAGCCGCGACCATTGTGACCTGGCATTCGTCAGACAAAAGCAACAGTTATGAGACCGTGGCTGTGATTCAGGAATACTCCAATGGAAGGTGTAGCCAGAGCCCAAACTCAAACTTAACGTGTACTTGCAATTTCTCATTGTTTACCTGCGCGATCAATTCGGTCAATTTATCCAACGACGGACAGCGATGGCGTTGCTCGGCAAGCATTAATAGTGCTACAATGTACAGCAACACTCATACCATTAGAGTTCTAA CGGCGAATGCTCAACTCCAATTGAGCGGCGGCGACGCATTCCTCAATACACGAGTGCTATTGAAATGCACCCTGCCATCAGCCGCGACCATTGTGACCTGGCATTCGTCAGACAAAAGCAACAATTATGAGACCGTGGCTGTGATTCAAGAATTCTCGAATGGAAGGTGTAGCCAGAGCCCAAACTCAAACTTAACGTGTACTTGCTATTCCACGTTGTTTACCTACGCGATCAATTCGGTCAAGTTATCAAACGACGGACAGCGATGGCGTTGCTCGGCAAGCATAAATAGTACAACAATGTACAGCAACACGCATACCATTAGCGTTTCAA CGGCGAATGCTCAACTCCAATTGAACGGCGGTGACGCATTTCTCAATACACGAGTGCTTTTGAGTTGCACCCTGCCATCAGCCGCGACCATTGTGACCTGGCATTCGTCAGACAAAAGCAACAATTATGAGACCGTGGCTGTGATTCAGGAATTCTCGAATGGAAGGTGTAGCCAGAGCCCAAACTCAAACTTAACGTGTACTTGCAATTCCACGTTATTTACCTGCGCGATCAATTCGGTCAAGTTATCCAACGACGGACAGCGATGGCGTTGCTCGGCAAGCATTAATAGTGCTACAATGTACAGCAACATTCATACAATTAGCGTTTCAA CGGCGAATACTCAACTCCAATTGAACGGCGGCGACGCATTCATCAATACACGATTGCTATTGAATTGCACCCTGCCATCAGCCGCGACAGTTGTGACCTGGCATTCGTCAGACAAAAGCAACAATTATGAGACCGTGGCCGTAATTCAGGAATTCTCCAATGGAAGGTGTAGCCAGAGCCCAAACTCAAATTTAACGTGTACTTGCAATTCCACGTTGTTTACCTGCGCGATCAATTCGATCAATTTATCCAACGACGGACAGCGATGGCGTTGCTCGGCAAGCATTAATAGCACGACAATGTACAGCAATACTCATACCATTAGCGTTTCAA CGGCGAATACTCAACTCCAATTGAACGGCGGCGACGCATTCCTCAATACACGAGTGCTATTGAATTGCACCCTGCCATCAGCCGCGACCATTGTGACCTGGCATTCGTCAGACAAAAGCAACAATTTTGAAACCGTGGCTGTGATTCAGGAATTCTCCAATGGAAGGTGTAGCCAGAGCCCAAACTCAAACTTAACGTGTACTTGCAATTCCACGTTGTTTACCTGCGCGATCAATTCGGTCAATTTATCCAACGACGGACAGCGATGGCGTTGCTCGGCAAGCATTAATAGTACGACAATGTACAGCAACACTCATACCATTAGCTTTTCAA TCAAACCAGGCAGATGTCCTAGACCAAGGCCTGGTACCGTTGGGATATGCCTGCAAAGGTGCAGTTCCGATAATGACTGCCCGGGGGCACAAAAATGCTGTTCCAATGGCTGCGGAAATGAGTGCAGGGGTGCAGTCTAA
- the LOC127835090 gene encoding uncharacterized protein LOC127835090 isoform X1: MDVFVALLLCVICVTKAANAQLQLSGGDAFINTRVLLNCTLPSAATIVTWHSSDKSNSYETVAVIQEYSNGRCSQSPNSNLTCTCNFSLFTCAINSVNLSNDGQRWRCSASINSATMYSNTHTIRVLTANAQLQLSGGDAFLNTRVLLKCTLPSAATIVTWHSSDKSNNYETVAVIQEFSNGRCSQSPNSNLTCTCYSTLFTYAINSVKLSNDGQRWRCSASINSTTMYSNTHTISVSTANAQLQLNGGDAFLNTRVLLSCTLPSAATIVTWHSSDKSNNYETVAVIQEFSNGRCSQSPNSNLTCTCNSTLFTCAINSVKLSNDGQRWRCSASINSATMYSNIHTISVSTANTQLQLNGGDAFINTRLLLNCTLPSAATVVTWHSSDKSNNYETVAVIQEFSNGRCSQSPNSNLTCTCNSTLFTCAINSINLSNDGQRWRCSASINSTTMYSNTHTISVSTANAQLQLNGGDAFLNTRVLLNCTLPSAATIVTWHSSDKSNNDETVAVIQEFSNGRCSQSPNSNLTCTCNSTLFTCAINSVKLSNDGQRWRCSASINSATMYSNIHTISVSTANTQLQLNGGDAFLNTRVLLNCTLPSAATIVTWHSSDKSNNFETVAVIQEFSNGRCSQSPNSNLTCTCNSTLFTCAINSVNLSNDGQRWRCSASINSTTMYSNTHTISFSIKPGRCPRPRPGTVGICLQRCSSDNDCPGAQKCCSNGCGNECRGAV, from the exons ATGGATGTCTTTGTCGCTCTGTTATTGTGTGTGATATGCGTGACAAAag CGGCGAATGCTCAACTCCAATTGAGCGGCGGCGACGCATTCATTAACACACGAGTGCTATTAAATTGCACCCTGCCATCAGCCGCGACCATTGTGACCTGGCATTCGTCAGACAAAAGCAACAGTTATGAGACCGTGGCTGTGATTCAGGAATACTCCAATGGAAGGTGTAGCCAGAGCCCAAACTCAAACTTAACGTGTACTTGCAATTTCTCATTGTTTACCTGCGCGATCAATTCGGTCAATTTATCCAACGACGGACAGCGATGGCGTTGCTCGGCAAGCATTAATAGTGCTACAATGTACAGCAACACTCATACCATTAGAGTTCTAA CGGCGAATGCTCAACTCCAATTGAGCGGCGGCGACGCATTCCTCAATACACGAGTGCTATTGAAATGCACCCTGCCATCAGCCGCGACCATTGTGACCTGGCATTCGTCAGACAAAAGCAACAATTATGAGACCGTGGCTGTGATTCAAGAATTCTCGAATGGAAGGTGTAGCCAGAGCCCAAACTCAAACTTAACGTGTACTTGCTATTCCACGTTGTTTACCTACGCGATCAATTCGGTCAAGTTATCAAACGACGGACAGCGATGGCGTTGCTCGGCAAGCATAAATAGTACAACAATGTACAGCAACACGCATACCATTAGCGTTTCAA CGGCGAATGCTCAACTCCAATTGAACGGCGGTGACGCATTTCTCAATACACGAGTGCTTTTGAGTTGCACCCTGCCATCAGCCGCGACCATTGTGACCTGGCATTCGTCAGACAAAAGCAACAATTATGAGACCGTGGCTGTGATTCAGGAATTCTCGAATGGAAGGTGTAGCCAGAGCCCAAACTCAAACTTAACGTGTACTTGCAATTCCACGTTATTTACCTGCGCGATCAATTCGGTCAAGTTATCCAACGACGGACAGCGATGGCGTTGCTCGGCAAGCATTAATAGTGCTACAATGTACAGCAACATTCATACAATTAGCGTTTCAA CGGCGAATACTCAACTCCAATTGAACGGCGGCGACGCATTCATCAATACACGATTGCTATTGAATTGCACCCTGCCATCAGCCGCGACAGTTGTGACCTGGCATTCGTCAGACAAAAGCAACAATTATGAGACCGTGGCCGTAATTCAGGAATTCTCCAATGGAAGGTGTAGCCAGAGCCCAAACTCAAATTTAACGTGTACTTGCAATTCCACGTTGTTTACCTGCGCGATCAATTCGATCAATTTATCCAACGACGGACAGCGATGGCGTTGCTCGGCAAGCATTAATAGCACGACAATGTACAGCAATACTCATACCATTAGCGTTTCAA CGGCGAATGCTCAACTCCAATTGAACGGCGGTGACGCATTTCTCAATACACGAGTGCTTTTGAATTGCACCCTGCCATCAGCCGCGACCATTGTGACCTGGCATTCGTCAGACAAAAGCAACAATGATGAGACCGTGGCTGTGATTCAGGAATTCTCGAATGGAAGGTGTAGCCAGAGCCCAAACTCAAACTTAACGTGTACTTGCAATTCCACGTTATTTACCTGCGCGATCAATTCGGTCAAGTTATCCAACGACGGACAGCGATGGCGTTGCTCGGCAAGCATTAATAGTGCTACAATGTACAGCAACATTCATACAATTAGCGTTTCAA CGGCGAATACTCAACTCCAATTGAACGGCGGCGACGCATTCCTCAATACACGAGTGCTATTGAATTGCACCCTGCCATCAGCCGCGACCATTGTGACCTGGCATTCGTCAGACAAAAGCAACAATTTTGAAACCGTGGCTGTGATTCAGGAATTCTCCAATGGAAGGTGTAGCCAGAGCCCAAACTCAAACTTAACGTGTACTTGCAATTCCACGTTGTTTACCTGCGCGATCAATTCGGTCAATTTATCCAACGACGGACAGCGATGGCGTTGCTCGGCAAGCATTAATAGTACGACAATGTACAGCAACACTCATACCATTAGCTTTTCAA TCAAACCAGGCAGATGTCCTAGACCAAGGCCTGGTACCGTTGGGATATGCCTGCAAAGGTGCAGTTCCGATAATGACTGCCCGGGGGCACAAAAATGCTGTTCCAATGGCTGCGGAAATGAGTGCAGGGGTGCAGTCTAA
- the LOC127835090 gene encoding uncharacterized protein LOC127835090 isoform X11: MDVFVALLLCVICVTKAANAQLQLSGGDAFINTRVLLNCTLPSAATIVTWHSSDKSNSYETVAVIQEYSNGRCSQSPNSNLTCTCNFSLFTCAINSVNLSNDGQRWRCSASINSATMYSNTHTIRVLTANAQLQLSGGDAFLNTRVLLKCTLPSAATIVTWHSSDKSNNYETVAVIQEFSNGRCSQSPNSNLTCTCYSTLFTYAINSVKLSNDGQRWRCSASINSTTMYSNTHTISVSTANAQLQLNGGDAFLNTRVLLNCTLPSAATIVTWHSSDKSNNDETVAVIQEFSNGRCSQSPNSNLTCTCNSTLFTCAINSVKLSNDGQRWRCSASINSATMYSNIHTISVSTANTQLQLNGGDAFLNTRVLLNCTLPSAATIVTWHSSDKSNNFETVAVIQEFSNGRCSQSPNSNLTCTCNSTLFTCAINSVNLSNDGQRWRCSASINSTTMYSNTHTISFSIKPGRCPRPRPGTVGICLQRCSSDNDCPGAQKCCSNGCGNECRGAV; the protein is encoded by the exons ATGGATGTCTTTGTCGCTCTGTTATTGTGTGTGATATGCGTGACAAAag CGGCGAATGCTCAACTCCAATTGAGCGGCGGCGACGCATTCATTAACACACGAGTGCTATTAAATTGCACCCTGCCATCAGCCGCGACCATTGTGACCTGGCATTCGTCAGACAAAAGCAACAGTTATGAGACCGTGGCTGTGATTCAGGAATACTCCAATGGAAGGTGTAGCCAGAGCCCAAACTCAAACTTAACGTGTACTTGCAATTTCTCATTGTTTACCTGCGCGATCAATTCGGTCAATTTATCCAACGACGGACAGCGATGGCGTTGCTCGGCAAGCATTAATAGTGCTACAATGTACAGCAACACTCATACCATTAGAGTTCTAA CGGCGAATGCTCAACTCCAATTGAGCGGCGGCGACGCATTCCTCAATACACGAGTGCTATTGAAATGCACCCTGCCATCAGCCGCGACCATTGTGACCTGGCATTCGTCAGACAAAAGCAACAATTATGAGACCGTGGCTGTGATTCAAGAATTCTCGAATGGAAGGTGTAGCCAGAGCCCAAACTCAAACTTAACGTGTACTTGCTATTCCACGTTGTTTACCTACGCGATCAATTCGGTCAAGTTATCAAACGACGGACAGCGATGGCGTTGCTCGGCAAGCATAAATAGTACAACAATGTACAGCAACACGCATACCATTAGCGTTTCAA CGGCGAATGCTCAACTCCAATTGAACGGCGGTGACGCATTTCTCAATACACGAGTGCTTTTGAATTGCACCCTGCCATCAGCCGCGACCATTGTGACCTGGCATTCGTCAGACAAAAGCAACAATGATGAGACCGTGGCTGTGATTCAGGAATTCTCGAATGGAAGGTGTAGCCAGAGCCCAAACTCAAACTTAACGTGTACTTGCAATTCCACGTTATTTACCTGCGCGATCAATTCGGTCAAGTTATCCAACGACGGACAGCGATGGCGTTGCTCGGCAAGCATTAATAGTGCTACAATGTACAGCAACATTCATACAATTAGCGTTTCAA CGGCGAATACTCAACTCCAATTGAACGGCGGCGACGCATTCCTCAATACACGAGTGCTATTGAATTGCACCCTGCCATCAGCCGCGACCATTGTGACCTGGCATTCGTCAGACAAAAGCAACAATTTTGAAACCGTGGCTGTGATTCAGGAATTCTCCAATGGAAGGTGTAGCCAGAGCCCAAACTCAAACTTAACGTGTACTTGCAATTCCACGTTGTTTACCTGCGCGATCAATTCGGTCAATTTATCCAACGACGGACAGCGATGGCGTTGCTCGGCAAGCATTAATAGTACGACAATGTACAGCAACACTCATACCATTAGCTTTTCAA TCAAACCAGGCAGATGTCCTAGACCAAGGCCTGGTACCGTTGGGATATGCCTGCAAAGGTGCAGTTCCGATAATGACTGCCCGGGGGCACAAAAATGCTGTTCCAATGGCTGCGGAAATGAGTGCAGGGGTGCAGTCTAA
- the LOC127835090 gene encoding uncharacterized protein LOC127835090 isoform X2 encodes MDVFVALLLCVICVTKAANAQLQLSGGDAFLNTRVLLKCTLPSAATIVTWHSSDKSNNYETVAVIQEFSNGRCSQSPNSNLTCTCYSTLFTYAINSVKLSNDGQRWRCSASINSTTMYSNTHTISVSTANAQLQLNGGDAFLNTRVLLSCTLPSAATIVTWHSSDKSNNYETVAVIQEFSNGRCSQSPNSNLTCTCNSTLFTCAINSVKLSNDGQRWRCSASINSATMYSNIHTISVSTANTQLQLNGGDAFINTRLLLNCTLPSAATVVTWHSSDKSNNYETVAVIQEFSNGRCSQSPNSNLTCTCNSTLFTCAINSINLSNDGQRWRCSASINSTTMYSNTHTISVSTANAQLQLNGGDAFLNTRVLLNCTLPSAATIVTWHSSDKSNNDETVAVIQEFSNGRCSQSPNSNLTCTCNSTLFTCAINSVKLSNDGQRWRCSASINSATMYSNIHTISVSTANTQLQLNGGDAFLNTRVLLNCTLPSAATIVTWHSSDKSNNFETVAVIQEFSNGRCSQSPNSNLTCTCNSTLFTCAINSVNLSNDGQRWRCSASINSTTMYSNTHTISFSIKPGRCPRPRPGTVGICLQRCSSDNDCPGAQKCCSNGCGNECRGAV; translated from the exons ATGGATGTCTTTGTCGCTCTGTTATTGTGTGTGATATGCGTGACAAAag CGGCGAATGCTCAACTCCAATTGAGCGGCGGCGACGCATTCCTCAATACACGAGTGCTATTGAAATGCACCCTGCCATCAGCCGCGACCATTGTGACCTGGCATTCGTCAGACAAAAGCAACAATTATGAGACCGTGGCTGTGATTCAAGAATTCTCGAATGGAAGGTGTAGCCAGAGCCCAAACTCAAACTTAACGTGTACTTGCTATTCCACGTTGTTTACCTACGCGATCAATTCGGTCAAGTTATCAAACGACGGACAGCGATGGCGTTGCTCGGCAAGCATAAATAGTACAACAATGTACAGCAACACGCATACCATTAGCGTTTCAA CGGCGAATGCTCAACTCCAATTGAACGGCGGTGACGCATTTCTCAATACACGAGTGCTTTTGAGTTGCACCCTGCCATCAGCCGCGACCATTGTGACCTGGCATTCGTCAGACAAAAGCAACAATTATGAGACCGTGGCTGTGATTCAGGAATTCTCGAATGGAAGGTGTAGCCAGAGCCCAAACTCAAACTTAACGTGTACTTGCAATTCCACGTTATTTACCTGCGCGATCAATTCGGTCAAGTTATCCAACGACGGACAGCGATGGCGTTGCTCGGCAAGCATTAATAGTGCTACAATGTACAGCAACATTCATACAATTAGCGTTTCAA CGGCGAATACTCAACTCCAATTGAACGGCGGCGACGCATTCATCAATACACGATTGCTATTGAATTGCACCCTGCCATCAGCCGCGACAGTTGTGACCTGGCATTCGTCAGACAAAAGCAACAATTATGAGACCGTGGCCGTAATTCAGGAATTCTCCAATGGAAGGTGTAGCCAGAGCCCAAACTCAAATTTAACGTGTACTTGCAATTCCACGTTGTTTACCTGCGCGATCAATTCGATCAATTTATCCAACGACGGACAGCGATGGCGTTGCTCGGCAAGCATTAATAGCACGACAATGTACAGCAATACTCATACCATTAGCGTTTCAA CGGCGAATGCTCAACTCCAATTGAACGGCGGTGACGCATTTCTCAATACACGAGTGCTTTTGAATTGCACCCTGCCATCAGCCGCGACCATTGTGACCTGGCATTCGTCAGACAAAAGCAACAATGATGAGACCGTGGCTGTGATTCAGGAATTCTCGAATGGAAGGTGTAGCCAGAGCCCAAACTCAAACTTAACGTGTACTTGCAATTCCACGTTATTTACCTGCGCGATCAATTCGGTCAAGTTATCCAACGACGGACAGCGATGGCGTTGCTCGGCAAGCATTAATAGTGCTACAATGTACAGCAACATTCATACAATTAGCGTTTCAA CGGCGAATACTCAACTCCAATTGAACGGCGGCGACGCATTCCTCAATACACGAGTGCTATTGAATTGCACCCTGCCATCAGCCGCGACCATTGTGACCTGGCATTCGTCAGACAAAAGCAACAATTTTGAAACCGTGGCTGTGATTCAGGAATTCTCCAATGGAAGGTGTAGCCAGAGCCCAAACTCAAACTTAACGTGTACTTGCAATTCCACGTTGTTTACCTGCGCGATCAATTCGGTCAATTTATCCAACGACGGACAGCGATGGCGTTGCTCGGCAAGCATTAATAGTACGACAATGTACAGCAACACTCATACCATTAGCTTTTCAA TCAAACCAGGCAGATGTCCTAGACCAAGGCCTGGTACCGTTGGGATATGCCTGCAAAGGTGCAGTTCCGATAATGACTGCCCGGGGGCACAAAAATGCTGTTCCAATGGCTGCGGAAATGAGTGCAGGGGTGCAGTCTAA